A stretch of Microbacterium caowuchunii DNA encodes these proteins:
- a CDS encoding class E sortase produces the protein MSAARPPESGSAGPSTRRGRRRRSRVSVVGVIGEVLLTAGVIAFLFVAWQMWIGDAIVGAQNNAEGSQLAEQWEQQYETVSPDATPDPEATDSAAVTADPIAIPEAAEGETFGIMRIPRFGADYMVKLAGGVNASTSLNVGAIGHYPGTAMPGDVGNFAVAAHRGSHGAPFMNLPALQAGDAIVIETPDGWYTYRFRNSEYVTPDSVDVLLPVPRQDDVAADDRYITMTTCSPRYGFSERLAAYGVFESFTPRSAGEPAALTEAVA, from the coding sequence ATGTCCGCGGCGCGCCCCCCTGAGAGTGGTTCGGCGGGTCCGTCCACCCGCCGTGGTCGCCGCCGCAGGTCGCGCGTGAGCGTGGTGGGGGTCATCGGCGAGGTGCTCCTCACCGCCGGTGTGATCGCGTTCCTTTTCGTGGCGTGGCAGATGTGGATCGGCGATGCGATCGTCGGTGCGCAGAACAACGCCGAGGGATCCCAGCTCGCCGAGCAGTGGGAGCAGCAGTACGAGACCGTATCCCCCGATGCCACGCCGGATCCCGAAGCCACGGACTCGGCCGCGGTGACGGCGGACCCGATAGCCATCCCGGAAGCCGCCGAGGGGGAGACCTTCGGGATCATGCGGATCCCCCGTTTCGGCGCGGACTACATGGTCAAGCTCGCCGGCGGGGTCAACGCCTCGACCAGCCTGAACGTCGGCGCGATCGGGCACTACCCGGGCACGGCCATGCCGGGCGATGTGGGCAACTTCGCTGTGGCCGCCCACCGCGGCAGTCACGGCGCGCCGTTCATGAACCTCCCCGCACTGCAGGCCGGTGACGCGATCGTCATCGAGACGCCGGACGGGTGGTACACCTACCGGTTCCGCAACTCCGAGTACGTCACACCCGATTCCGTCGACGTGCTGCTTCCCGTTCCCCGCCAGGACGATGTGGCGGCCGACGATCGGTACATCACGATGACCACGTGCAGTCCCCGCTACGGCTTCTCGGAGCGGCTGGCCGCCTACGGGGTGTTCGAGTCCTTCACCCCGCGCTCGGCGGGGGAGCCGGCAGCGCTGACCGAGGCGGTGGCCTGA
- a CDS encoding protein kinase domain-containing protein, with protein MRPTQGATFGGRYELDSRIAIGGMGEVWEATDHVIGRTVAIKILKDEYMGDPGFLERFRAEARHAALVNHEGIASVFDYGEENGSAFLVMELVPGEALSTILEREGPLSTDKTLDIVAQTASALQAAHAAGLVHRDIKPGNLLITPDGRVKITDFGIARIADQVPLTATGQVMGTVQYLSPEQASGHAASPATDTYSLGIVAYECLAGKRPFTGESQVAIAMAQINEQPPPLPSTVPVPVQNLVLAMIAKKPEDRPASSAAVARAASALRRGDLAAAAAAVPAVAAGVADDDDDATQLLGFGGETGMATQLLPSGTAPAATAEKTTKRKRSPWTWPLIALIALLVIVLGGTIWALFGNPAPDSSTTSSSPASSAPRPTASTPAPTQTSNAVNVDGLGLVGKTCDEARAVASEAGLENISCQTGNAASSADQVGRVYQVDPTGNVPATQAVTLTVYGEQIQIGAPTAPRIQVNGSSVDTVTPGSTVQINWDGFSCPSGTGSVVSYNLTAVNGIFASTGQSTAKAGPNERPVQLEVGSNTNQALIVSYTVTCSGSGNGTTRDSESSPQTQATVQAAPEPDPDPTPDSTP; from the coding sequence ATGAGACCGACGCAGGGTGCGACTTTCGGTGGCCGGTATGAGTTGGACTCTCGGATCGCCATCGGCGGCATGGGCGAGGTGTGGGAGGCTACCGACCACGTCATCGGCCGGACCGTCGCCATCAAGATCCTCAAAGACGAGTACATGGGCGACCCGGGCTTCCTGGAGCGCTTCCGCGCCGAGGCCCGCCACGCCGCGCTGGTGAACCACGAAGGGATCGCGAGCGTCTTCGACTACGGCGAGGAGAACGGCTCCGCCTTCCTCGTCATGGAGCTCGTCCCCGGGGAAGCGCTGTCCACGATCCTGGAGCGCGAGGGACCCCTCTCGACCGACAAGACGCTGGACATCGTCGCCCAGACCGCGTCGGCTCTCCAGGCGGCGCATGCCGCGGGCCTGGTGCACCGCGACATCAAGCCCGGGAACCTCCTGATCACGCCGGACGGCCGGGTGAAGATCACCGACTTCGGCATCGCCCGGATCGCCGACCAGGTGCCGCTCACGGCCACCGGTCAGGTCATGGGCACGGTGCAGTACCTCTCGCCCGAGCAGGCGTCCGGTCACGCGGCCTCGCCGGCGACCGACACCTACTCGCTCGGGATCGTCGCGTACGAGTGCCTGGCGGGGAAGCGTCCGTTCACCGGCGAGTCCCAGGTCGCCATCGCGATGGCGCAGATCAACGAGCAGCCGCCGCCGCTGCCGTCGACCGTGCCGGTCCCCGTGCAGAACCTCGTCCTGGCGATGATCGCCAAGAAGCCCGAGGACCGCCCCGCCTCGTCGGCCGCGGTCGCGCGTGCCGCCAGCGCGCTGCGCCGTGGCGACCTCGCCGCCGCAGCCGCCGCCGTCCCCGCCGTCGCGGCGGGCGTCGCCGACGACGACGACGACGCGACCCAACTGCTCGGTTTCGGCGGGGAGACGGGCATGGCCACGCAGCTCCTGCCCTCGGGCACCGCGCCGGCCGCGACCGCCGAGAAGACAACCAAGCGCAAACGCAGCCCGTGGACGTGGCCGCTCATCGCGCTCATCGCCCTGCTCGTCATCGTCCTGGGCGGAACGATCTGGGCGCTGTTCGGGAACCCGGCACCGGATTCCTCCACCACGAGCAGTTCCCCGGCCAGCAGCGCGCCCCGCCCGACGGCGAGCACTCCTGCCCCCACCCAGACCTCGAACGCGGTGAACGTGGACGGACTGGGGCTCGTGGGCAAGACCTGCGACGAGGCCAGGGCCGTGGCATCCGAGGCGGGGCTGGAGAACATCTCCTGCCAGACCGGGAACGCCGCGTCCTCCGCGGATCAGGTCGGCCGGGTGTACCAGGTCGACCCGACCGGGAACGTGCCTGCCACCCAGGCGGTGACGCTCACGGTCTACGGGGAGCAGATCCAGATCGGCGCCCCCACGGCACCCCGGATCCAGGTGAACGGCTCGTCCGTCGACACCGTGACCCCGGGCTCGACCGTGCAGATCAACTGGGACGGTTTCTCCTGCCCCTCCGGTACCGGATCGGTCGTCAGCTACAACCTCACGGCGGTCAACGGGATCTTCGCCTCGACCGGTCAGTCCACGGCCAAGGCGGGACCGAACGAACGCCCCGTCCAGCTCGAGGTGGGCAGCAACACGAACCAGGCGCTGATCGTCAGCTACACGGTCACCTGCTCTGGATCCGGGAACGGGACGACGCGCGACAGCGAATCGTCGCCGCAGACCCAGGCGACCGTCCAGGCCGCTCCCGAGCCCGACCCCGACCCCACGCCGGACAGCACTCCTTGA
- a CDS encoding cell division protein CrgA, whose translation MARSDNDEDLTPAQAGEPAPNPVWFKPIMIGLMLVGLVWVLVFYLSGSQFPIPGIDAWNLVIGFGIAFIGFLMTTRWR comes from the coding sequence ATGGCACGCTCGGACAACGACGAGGACCTCACGCCCGCACAGGCCGGTGAGCCCGCACCGAATCCCGTCTGGTTCAAGCCCATCATGATCGGCCTCATGCTGGTCGGCTTGGTCTGGGTGCTGGTGTTCTACCTCAGCGGGAGCCAGTTCCCGATTCCCGGCATCGACGCCTGGAACCTCGTGATCGGCTTCGGGATCGCCTTCATCGGCTTCCTGATGACGACCCGCTGGCGCTGA
- a CDS encoding DNA helicase, translating to MSLSRKRKKELRKLQNHATKVWESQQVLVGEAADVAREAGRQLGHYNREYVVPTVKGGYERYAAPYVDRGVKTSRKVLSENVLPAAGAVVGSAMSVWDAANDTRARLQSGRGVSFDSAAYQKNAAKYGKQATRALTGKLSALEPQKKKKKGMGAGSVIAILLGVAAAAGVLYAAWQTLRADDELWVADDPLRAPDA from the coding sequence GTGAGCCTCAGTCGCAAACGGAAGAAGGAGCTCCGCAAGCTCCAGAACCACGCCACGAAGGTGTGGGAATCCCAGCAGGTGCTCGTCGGTGAGGCGGCCGATGTCGCCCGAGAGGCCGGACGCCAGCTCGGCCACTACAACCGCGAATACGTGGTGCCCACGGTCAAAGGCGGCTACGAGCGGTACGCCGCACCGTACGTCGACCGCGGCGTGAAGACGTCTCGCAAGGTGCTGTCCGAGAACGTCCTGCCCGCTGCGGGCGCGGTCGTCGGCAGTGCCATGTCCGTCTGGGATGCGGCGAACGACACCCGGGCCCGCCTCCAGTCGGGCCGCGGCGTGTCCTTCGACAGCGCCGCCTACCAGAAGAACGCCGCGAAGTACGGCAAGCAGGCCACTCGCGCGCTGACGGGGAAGCTGTCCGCCCTGGAGCCGCAGAAGAAGAAGAAGAAGGGCATGGGGGCCGGCAGCGTCATCGCCATCCTCCTCGGTGTCGCGGCCGCCGCAGGCGTGCTGTACGCCGCGTGGCAGACCCTGCGCGCGGACGACGAACTCTGGGTCGCGGACGACCCGCTCCGCGCACCCGACGCGTGA
- a CDS encoding rhomboid family intramembrane serine protease, whose protein sequence is MTNPGFAGNRENFCYRHPDRQSFVLCQRCLRTICPECQTQAAVGVICPECMQEQQRSATPAQRTAQRRWQRSGVVAAGSGRPVVTYTIIGVTAAVYVLQFLFGNVITRALGFYAGALYPQLTGGPFEPWRLLTASVAHSSLWHVGLNMLALWMIGRSLEPLLGRARFLTLYLLSALGGSVAVALLAPGSFVVGASGAIFGIFGALIIIARHIGSQITGILIVLGINLAIGFIPGMGISWQAHVGGLVTGAVIGLIYARTRAPRQRPLQIGLLVGWAVVLGLLLLVPPVIYG, encoded by the coding sequence GTGACGAACCCCGGGTTCGCGGGAAACCGCGAGAACTTCTGTTACCGGCATCCCGATCGGCAGAGCTTCGTGCTGTGCCAGCGGTGTCTGCGCACGATCTGTCCGGAGTGTCAGACGCAGGCGGCCGTCGGTGTGATCTGCCCGGAGTGCATGCAGGAGCAGCAGCGCTCCGCCACTCCGGCGCAGCGCACGGCGCAACGCCGGTGGCAGAGGTCGGGGGTCGTCGCGGCCGGGTCGGGTCGTCCGGTCGTCACGTACACCATCATCGGCGTGACCGCCGCGGTGTACGTGTTGCAGTTCCTGTTCGGGAACGTCATCACGCGCGCTCTGGGGTTCTACGCGGGCGCCCTTTATCCCCAGCTGACGGGCGGGCCGTTCGAACCCTGGCGGCTGCTGACGGCGAGCGTGGCGCACTCGTCGCTCTGGCATGTGGGCCTGAACATGCTGGCGCTCTGGATGATCGGGCGCAGTCTCGAGCCTCTGCTCGGCAGGGCCCGGTTCCTCACGTTGTACCTGCTCAGCGCCCTGGGCGGGTCGGTCGCCGTCGCCCTGCTCGCGCCCGGCAGTTTCGTGGTCGGCGCGTCCGGCGCGATCTTCGGGATCTTCGGCGCCCTCATCATCATCGCGCGACACATCGGCTCGCAGATCACCGGCATCCTGATCGTGCTGGGCATCAACCTGGCGATCGGATTCATCCCCGGGATGGGGATCTCCTGGCAGGCGCACGTGGGTGGCCTCGTGACGGGTGCGGTGATCGGTCTGATCTACGCGCGCACACGCGCGCCGCGTCAGCGTCCGCTGCAGATCGGTCTGCTCGTCGGGTGGGCCGTGGTCCTCGGGCTGCTGCTGCTCGTGCCGCCGGTGATCTACGGGTGA
- a CDS encoding peptidoglycan D,D-transpeptidase FtsI family protein — protein MSKELRRLSIVMLMMFLVLFGSTSWIQVVQADALGENGYNKRALYDSYEVQRGSIIASGTAIASSVPSGDVYSWQRVYTDPAIWAPVTGYINAALGSATGIEQAMNQDLSGTGGSQFFNRVEQVFTGQPPQGSNVVLSLDARVQQAAYDALEGFEGGIVAIEPDTGRILAMVSTPSYDTNVLASHDIQSVQSAYDALEADPLHPLSNRAIAGSLNPPGSTFKLVVVSAALASGEYTPESTLPNPAVYQLPQSSSTVRNASGGTCGEGEEVTIADALRLSCNIPMAELAVRLGDDAIREEAEKYGFNDAFTMPLTSTASSYPRGLDDPQTALTGFGQGQVIATPLQMAMVSAGIANDGVVMNPRMVDQVIGPDLSVQQQTESTEFGRALESPLAEEMVRMMVANVSSGVASNARIDGVEVGGKTGTAENGGSAPYSLWFTGFAPAEDPKVAVAVVVENGGGQGQSGSGGSIAAPIAKKVMEAVLGR, from the coding sequence ATGAGCAAAGAGCTGCGCCGTCTCAGCATCGTGATGCTGATGATGTTCCTCGTCCTGTTCGGATCGACCAGCTGGATCCAGGTCGTCCAGGCCGACGCGCTCGGCGAGAACGGATACAACAAGCGCGCCCTCTACGACTCCTACGAGGTGCAGCGGGGGTCGATCATCGCCAGCGGGACCGCCATCGCCTCGTCCGTGCCCTCGGGGGACGTGTACAGCTGGCAGCGGGTCTACACCGACCCCGCGATCTGGGCGCCGGTCACCGGCTACATCAACGCCGCCCTGGGTTCCGCCACCGGGATCGAGCAGGCCATGAACCAGGATCTCAGCGGCACCGGCGGGTCCCAGTTCTTCAACCGCGTCGAGCAGGTCTTCACGGGACAGCCGCCGCAGGGCTCGAACGTCGTCCTCTCGCTCGACGCCCGCGTCCAGCAGGCCGCCTACGACGCCCTCGAGGGCTTCGAGGGCGGGATCGTCGCGATCGAGCCGGACACCGGCCGGATCCTGGCCATGGTCTCCACGCCCAGCTACGACACGAACGTCCTGGCCTCCCACGACATCCAGTCCGTGCAGTCTGCCTACGACGCGCTCGAGGCCGATCCGCTGCATCCGCTCTCGAACCGGGCGATCGCGGGTTCACTCAACCCGCCCGGGTCCACGTTCAAGCTCGTGGTGGTGTCGGCGGCGCTGGCCTCCGGCGAGTACACGCCCGAGTCGACCCTGCCGAACCCCGCCGTCTACCAGTTGCCGCAGTCCAGCTCCACCGTGCGCAACGCCAGCGGCGGCACCTGCGGTGAGGGTGAGGAGGTCACGATCGCGGACGCGCTGCGGCTGAGCTGCAACATCCCGATGGCGGAGCTGGCCGTCCGGCTGGGCGACGACGCCATCCGCGAGGAGGCCGAGAAGTACGGCTTCAACGACGCGTTCACGATGCCGCTCACCTCGACCGCGTCGAGCTACCCGCGCGGTCTCGACGACCCGCAGACCGCCCTCACCGGCTTCGGTCAGGGTCAGGTGATCGCCACGCCGCTGCAGATGGCGATGGTCTCGGCGGGAATCGCCAACGACGGGGTCGTGATGAATCCGCGGATGGTGGACCAGGTCATCGGGCCGGATCTGTCCGTGCAGCAGCAGACCGAGAGCACGGAGTTCGGACGGGCGCTGGAATCCCCGCTCGCAGAGGAGATGGTGCGGATGATGGTCGCCAATGTCAGTTCGGGTGTGGCGTCGAATGCAAGAATAGACGGGGTCGAAGTGGGCGGTAAGACCGGTACCGCGGAGAACGGTGGTAGCGCGCCGTATTCTCTCTGGTTCACAGGTTTCGCACCGGCGGAGGACCCGAAGGTCGCCGTGGCGGTCGTCGTCGAGAACGGCGGCGGACAGGGTCAGTCGGGCAGCGGTGGCTCCATCGCGGCTCCCATTGCAAAAAAGGTCATGGAGGCGGTGCTGGGCAGATGA
- a CDS encoding peptidylprolyl isomerase has product MVQHTAVATVHTNHGDIVVNLFGDHAPRTVQNFTGLADGSQEWTDPATGKPGDRPLYTDVVFHRIIPGFMIQGGDPLGQGTGGPGYTFNDEIHPELTFQKPYILAMANAGLRRNAITGAAEGTNGSQFFITTDPTPWLQGKHTIFGEVADDASRAVVDAIAAVPTGAGDRPVEPVVISSIDVAAV; this is encoded by the coding sequence ATGGTCCAGCACACTGCCGTCGCAACCGTCCACACCAACCACGGCGACATCGTCGTCAACCTGTTCGGCGACCACGCGCCGCGCACCGTCCAGAACTTCACCGGTCTCGCCGACGGTTCGCAGGAATGGACCGACCCCGCCACCGGCAAGCCGGGCGATCGCCCCCTCTACACGGATGTCGTCTTCCACCGGATCATCCCGGGCTTCATGATCCAGGGTGGCGACCCGCTGGGTCAGGGCACCGGCGGCCCGGGATACACGTTCAACGACGAGATCCACCCGGAGCTGACGTTCCAGAAGCCGTACATCCTCGCCATGGCGAACGCCGGTCTCCGCCGCAACGCCATCACCGGTGCCGCCGAGGGGACGAACGGGTCGCAGTTCTTCATCACGACCGACCCGACGCCGTGGCTGCAGGGCAAGCACACCATCTTCGGTGAGGTGGCCGATGACGCCTCCCGCGCCGTGGTCGACGCGATCGCGGCCGTGCCCACCGGTGCCGGGGACCGCCCGGTAGAGCCCGTGGTCATCTCCTCCATCGACGTCGCCGCGGTCTGA
- a CDS encoding PIG-L deacetylase family protein — MAHPRRWTAVLCALVGATAVIAGCSSPASAPEPSITPPPPQPVVANDLTDEEISAIVSEQCGPVFAARGGDPVAEVRALDQFRADAVVFLASSAQCDDIPTVLDGESGDPAVPFVSPVQVLDPPCPGDTLVSFWAHYDDDLIFGNPELDRALQAGDCVRTFFFTYSDAGEGESTYASEREAGIRAAYDVMRGSSGPWTDRTIQLASGAVLTMSRPVDDDRITLFFLRLPDGGLAGATFEYTGEQTLTKLNSGELLSLRTLDTGRSVSRATLEKTVRELIEGYDAATVLTHQPTPSDSGTPDHPDHRAVGEIVSAAVAQDLADRVRYALGYPSDAQPVNVGDAELARKLAAFSAYASHDPVLKCSDPTSCLRRVHFGDWLQRQYLTPAVPTP, encoded by the coding sequence GTGGCGCACCCGAGACGGTGGACGGCTGTGCTCTGCGCCCTGGTCGGCGCGACCGCGGTGATCGCGGGCTGCAGCAGCCCCGCATCCGCGCCGGAGCCCTCGATCACGCCTCCCCCGCCGCAGCCCGTCGTCGCCAACGACCTCACCGACGAGGAGATCAGCGCGATCGTGTCCGAGCAGTGCGGACCGGTGTTCGCGGCACGCGGCGGCGATCCCGTGGCTGAGGTGCGTGCGCTGGACCAGTTCCGGGCGGATGCGGTCGTCTTCCTCGCCTCCAGCGCACAGTGCGACGACATCCCCACCGTGCTCGACGGGGAGTCCGGGGATCCGGCCGTCCCGTTCGTCTCCCCCGTCCAGGTCCTCGATCCGCCCTGCCCCGGCGACACCCTGGTGTCCTTCTGGGCGCACTACGACGACGACCTCATCTTCGGCAACCCCGAGCTCGACCGGGCGCTGCAGGCCGGCGACTGTGTGCGCACGTTCTTCTTCACCTACTCGGATGCCGGTGAGGGCGAATCGACGTACGCCTCGGAGCGGGAGGCCGGCATCCGGGCCGCCTACGACGTGATGCGCGGATCGTCGGGCCCGTGGACAGACCGGACGATCCAGCTCGCGAGCGGCGCCGTCCTGACCATGAGCCGTCCGGTCGACGACGACCGCATCACCCTGTTCTTCCTCCGGCTGCCGGACGGCGGCCTGGCCGGGGCGACGTTCGAGTACACCGGCGAGCAGACCCTGACCAAGCTCAATTCCGGCGAGCTGCTGTCCTTGCGGACCCTCGACACCGGCCGGTCCGTGTCGCGGGCAACGCTCGAGAAGACCGTCCGGGAGCTCATCGAGGGCTACGACGCTGCGACCGTGCTCACACATCAGCCCACCCCCTCCGACAGCGGAACGCCGGACCATCCCGATCATCGGGCCGTCGGCGAGATCGTCAGCGCCGCCGTCGCCCAGGACCTGGCCGACCGGGTGCGCTACGCCCTCGGCTATCCCTCGGATGCCCAGCCGGTCAACGTCGGTGACGCGGAACTGGCACGGAAGCTCGCGGCCTTCTCCGCGTACGCCTCGCACGACCCTGTCCTGAAGTGCAGCGACCCGACGAGTTGTCTGCGCCGGGTGCACTTCGGCGACTGGTTGCAGCGGCAGTACCTCACCCCCGCCGTGCCCACGCCCTGA
- a CDS encoding anthranilate synthase component II, which translates to MNGTSVAGVPVLVLDNHDSFVHTLIGYLVELGARVTVREADEISLDAVPDALVGFAGVLISPGPGRPEDAGASIAVVRAAAATGTPLLGVCLGHQALAVAFGARVAVAPELMHGMTSPVHHTGEGVFAGVPSPVTTGRYHSLAVVPETVPDELRITARTPEGTVMGIVHRTLPLAGVQFHPESVLTEHGYRMIGTWLESIGVPDAAARGAGLSPHRGRAVVSPSSTSG; encoded by the coding sequence GTGAACGGGACGTCCGTCGCAGGCGTGCCCGTGCTGGTCCTGGACAACCATGACAGCTTCGTCCACACGCTGATCGGCTATCTGGTGGAACTCGGGGCGCGGGTGACCGTGCGCGAGGCGGACGAGATCTCCCTCGATGCCGTCCCGGACGCGCTGGTGGGGTTCGCCGGGGTGCTCATCTCGCCGGGGCCCGGCAGGCCCGAGGATGCGGGTGCCTCGATCGCCGTCGTTCGTGCGGCCGCGGCGACCGGAACGCCGCTGCTCGGGGTGTGCCTCGGGCATCAGGCGCTGGCCGTGGCTTTCGGTGCGCGGGTCGCGGTCGCCCCGGAGCTCATGCACGGGATGACCTCCCCCGTACACCACACCGGAGAGGGCGTCTTCGCCGGTGTCCCCTCCCCGGTGACGACCGGCCGGTATCACTCCCTGGCCGTCGTGCCCGAGACCGTGCCGGACGAGCTGCGCATCACGGCACGGACGCCGGAGGGAACGGTCATGGGCATCGTCCATCGGACCCTTCCGCTGGCCGGGGTCCAGTTCCACCCGGAGAGCGTGCTCACCGAGCACGGTTACCGGATGATCGGGACCTGGCTGGAATCCATCGGGGTCCCGGATGCGGCAGCGCGCGGTGCCGGTCTGTCCCCGCACCGGGGGCGTGCCGTGGTCAGCCCGAGCAGTACGTCAGGGTGA
- the pknB gene encoding Stk1 family PASTA domain-containing Ser/Thr kinase: MSDDPRVLAGRYRVDELIGRGGMASVYRGYDLTLGREVALKILKRELADDAAFRTRFRLEAQAASRMAHPAIVRVFDAGEGSETAPDGSVHPVPFIVMELVHGALLKDIIAEGPLTPEQAARYADGILEALEYSHRAGVVHRDIKPGNVMVTGSGQVKVMDFGIARAVSDSSSTVAETTTILGTAAYFSPEQAKGEPVDARADLYSAGVVLYEMLTGRPPFRGETPVAVAYQHVSETPVPPTDIVEDIPRGLDAVVLRALAKDPYQRYQDAASFRAAIEEGLSGRAPSKRQVGTLTSQLYGANPRQATETARSLRQLSNDTTMRRTQAGPPVAWIWSGVVILAVLLISVLFWVLTIRPADPVPDSARIVPDVSTMTFERAVELLTAEDLLVEREDIADDRIGVGNVVRTDPMAGTSVSPGQAVTVFVSTGKESVAVPPLTGIPEQEARDALAAAGLTMGTITPVNDPRTAGGIVLAALTADGEIQAGTEVPAGTIINLRVASGRVVLNDVTGYTMDAATRDLENLGLVVTAAEDPGCPATTPSTVKVMSLAPGEVPISSEITLTYCSG, encoded by the coding sequence GTGTCAGATGATCCACGTGTGCTCGCCGGCCGTTATCGCGTCGACGAGCTCATCGGCCGCGGCGGAATGGCCAGCGTCTACCGGGGGTACGACCTCACCCTCGGCCGCGAGGTGGCGCTGAAGATCCTCAAGCGCGAACTCGCCGACGACGCGGCGTTCCGCACGCGGTTCCGCCTCGAGGCGCAGGCGGCCTCCCGGATGGCGCATCCCGCCATCGTGCGCGTGTTCGATGCGGGCGAGGGATCCGAGACCGCGCCCGACGGTTCCGTGCATCCCGTGCCGTTCATCGTCATGGAGCTCGTACACGGAGCCCTGCTGAAGGACATCATCGCCGAGGGTCCCCTGACGCCGGAGCAGGCGGCCCGGTACGCCGACGGCATCCTCGAAGCCCTCGAGTACTCGCACCGGGCGGGCGTGGTCCACCGGGACATCAAGCCCGGCAACGTCATGGTGACCGGCTCCGGTCAGGTGAAGGTCATGGACTTCGGCATCGCACGCGCGGTGTCCGATTCGTCGTCCACCGTCGCGGAGACCACCACGATCCTCGGCACCGCCGCCTACTTCTCTCCCGAGCAGGCCAAGGGCGAACCGGTCGACGCGCGCGCGGACCTCTACTCGGCCGGTGTCGTCCTGTACGAGATGCTCACCGGACGCCCGCCCTTCCGCGGGGAGACCCCCGTGGCGGTCGCCTACCAGCACGTGAGCGAGACGCCCGTGCCGCCGACGGACATCGTCGAGGACATCCCGCGCGGCCTCGACGCCGTCGTCCTGCGTGCGCTCGCGAAGGACCCGTACCAGCGATACCAGGATGCCGCCTCCTTCCGCGCGGCCATCGAGGAGGGCCTCAGCGGACGGGCGCCGTCCAAGCGCCAGGTCGGCACGCTCACCAGCCAGCTGTACGGCGCGAACCCCCGTCAGGCGACCGAGACCGCCCGCTCGCTGCGGCAGCTGTCCAACGACACCACGATGCGGCGCACGCAGGCGGGTCCGCCCGTCGCGTGGATCTGGTCCGGTGTCGTCATACTCGCCGTGCTCCTGATCTCCGTCTTGTTCTGGGTCCTCACCATCCGTCCCGCGGACCCGGTGCCGGACTCGGCGCGGATCGTTCCGGACGTGTCCACGATGACCTTCGAGCGGGCCGTGGAGCTGCTCACCGCGGAGGACCTGCTCGTCGAACGGGAGGACATCGCGGACGATCGCATCGGCGTCGGCAACGTCGTCCGCACCGATCCGATGGCGGGTACGTCCGTCTCCCCCGGTCAGGCCGTCACCGTCTTCGTCTCCACCGGCAAGGAGAGCGTGGCGGTCCCCCCGCTCACCGGCATCCCCGAGCAGGAGGCACGGGACGCCCTGGCGGCGGCGGGTCTCACGATGGGGACCATCACCCCCGTCAACGACCCGCGCACCGCCGGCGGGATCGTCCTCGCCGCGCTCACCGCCGACGGGGAGATCCAGGCGGGCACCGAGGTGCCGGCGGGGACCATCATCAACCTCCGGGTGGCGAGCGGACGGGTCGTGCTCAACGACGTGACCGGCTACACCATGGATGCGGCGACCCGGGATCTCGAGAACCTGGGGCTCGTCGTGACCGCCGCGGAGGATCCGGGCTGCCCGGCGACGACGCCCAGCACGGTCAAGGTCATGTCCCTGGCGCCGGGCGAGGTGCCGATCTCCTCGGAGATCACCCTGACGTACTGCTCGGGCTGA